Proteins encoded in a region of the Dorea longicatena genome:
- a CDS encoding FAD binding domain-containing protein, whose protein sequence is MLKIKEYVKAESLEQAYELNQKRTNCILGGMLWLKMSNRNVQKAIDLSGLGLNQIEETEEEFRIGCMTTLRELECHERLNQWCEGAVKDAVSDIVGVQFRNLATIGGSIFGRYGFSDVLTVFLAMDSYVELYKGGIVPLQEFAQMKRDNDILVRVIVKKDQRNMIYLAHRNSKTDFPVLTCAVSVNAENGCVCIGARPQKAVRLELTEAVREKVWSGVCTEEEMKKEAECIASQVKTDSNMRAGKEYRNRLAYVLIRRTLEALNTKGGDQ, encoded by the coding sequence ATGTTAAAAATCAAGGAATATGTGAAGGCAGAAAGTCTGGAACAGGCATATGAACTGAACCAGAAGAGGACGAACTGCATTCTGGGCGGTATGTTGTGGCTTAAGATGTCGAACCGGAATGTACAGAAAGCGATTGATCTGTCCGGACTCGGTCTGAATCAGATCGAAGAGACAGAAGAAGAATTCCGGATCGGATGTATGACGACACTCCGTGAACTGGAATGTCATGAAAGATTGAACCAATGGTGTGAAGGCGCAGTAAAAGATGCGGTCAGTGATATTGTCGGCGTACAGTTCCGGAACCTTGCAACGATTGGTGGAAGTATATTCGGACGCTATGGATTTTCGGATGTACTGACGGTGTTTCTTGCAATGGACAGTTACGTAGAACTGTATAAAGGAGGGATTGTTCCATTACAGGAATTTGCGCAGATGAAAAGAGACAATGACATTTTAGTCAGAGTCATTGTAAAAAAGGATCAGAGAAATATGATCTATCTGGCACATAGAAATTCCAAGACAGATTTTCCGGTATTGACATGTGCGGTTTCAGTAAATGCTGAAAATGGATGCGTATGTATCGGTGCAAGACCGCAGAAGGCGGTCCGACTGGAACTGACAGAAGCAGTCAGAGAAAAAGTATGGAGTGGTGTCTGTACTGAAGAAGAGATGAAGAAAGAGGCAGAATGCATTGCTTCACAGGTAAAGACGGACAGTAATATGCGCGCCGGCAAAGAATACAGAAACCGTCTGGCATATGTTCTGATCCGCAGGACATTGGAAGCACTGAATACAAAAGGAGGAGATCAGTAG
- a CDS encoding (2Fe-2S)-binding protein: MKVKILLNGTMREAEISSDQLLIDFVRDHGCYSVKRGCETSNCGLCTVFVDDKPVLSCSMLTARVDGCKVDTLEGLQEEAKEFGAFVADQGAEQCGFCNPGMIMNAIAMFRENPEPTREEIKAYLAGNLCRCSGYEGQLRAMEAFIEYRKKGERS, from the coding sequence ATGAAAGTAAAGATTCTTTTAAATGGGACAATGAGAGAAGCGGAAATATCCAGCGATCAGCTTCTGATCGATTTTGTCAGAGATCATGGATGCTATAGTGTAAAACGTGGATGTGAGACGTCGAACTGCGGTCTGTGTACAGTGTTTGTAGATGATAAACCAGTATTATCCTGTTCGATGCTGACAGCCAGAGTCGACGGATGCAAGGTAGATACGTTAGAAGGACTTCAGGAAGAAGCAAAAGAATTCGGTGCATTTGTTGCAGATCAGGGTGCAGAACAGTGCGGTTTCTGCAATCCGGGAATGATCATGAATGCAATTGCCATGTTCCGCGAGAATCCGGAGCCGACAAGAGAAGAGATCAAGGCATATCTTGCGGGAAATCTTTGCAGATGTTCCGGATATGAAGGACAGCTTCGTGCAATGGAAGCATTTATCGAATATAGAAAGAAAGGAGAAAGATCATGA
- a CDS encoding xanthine dehydrogenase family protein molybdopterin-binding subunit: MKAVGQPIRKKDAMALVTGKPVFMDDLAPKDCLIVKVLRSPHANAIVKSVKTDVAKRVPGIEDIYTWEDVPHERFTTAGQTYPELSPYDRLILDQHVRYVGDPVAIVAGENEACVDKALKMLKVEYEVLPAVLDFHTAKDNEVLVHPEDNWKALCQVGADNKRNLCACDSTEDGNVEAVLADCDEVVEGTYHVRAAQQAMMETFRTTCFMDAYGRLNILSSTQIVYHVRRIISNALGIPKSRIRVSKPRIGGGFGAKQSVVAELFPAFVTWKTGKASKMIFTREESQIASSPRHEMEVHVRLGASKEGKIRAIDVYTLSNTGAYGDHGPTTVGLSGHKSIPLYSSAEAHRFTYDVVYTNHMAAGAYRGYGATQGIFAVESAVNEMAERLHIDPVEFRLKNMVREGDVMPAYYGETAQSCALDRCLERTAELIGWKDKYPCKDMGNGKVRSVGIAMAMQGSGISGVDVGSATIKMNDDGFYTLMIAAADMGTGCDTILAQMAAECLDCPMERIEVLGADTDASPYDSGSYASSTTYITGKAVEKACQKLIARILEIASGMLEAPVEELVFASDHVEWPKEQKSVSLEDIGTKSMCGNGCALEVTESNTSPTSPPPFMAGAVEIELDKETGHVEILDYKAVVDCGTVVNPNLARVQAEGGIVQGIGMTLYENIQYNEKGRMLNNSFMQYKVPSRRDMGNLQVEFESSYEPTGPFGAKSIGEIVINTPAPALAQAIANATGIWFKDLPITSEQIAMGVLEKELEK, encoded by the coding sequence ATGAAAGCAGTCGGACAACCGATAAGAAAAAAAGACGCAATGGCACTGGTGACAGGAAAACCGGTATTCATGGATGATCTTGCTCCAAAGGACTGCCTGATCGTAAAGGTACTCCGAAGCCCGCATGCCAATGCGATCGTAAAATCAGTAAAGACAGATGTGGCAAAAAGAGTGCCGGGGATCGAAGATATCTACACGTGGGAAGATGTACCACATGAAAGATTCACCACAGCGGGACAGACATATCCCGAACTCAGTCCGTATGACCGTCTGATCCTTGACCAGCATGTCAGATATGTGGGAGATCCTGTGGCAATCGTGGCAGGAGAGAATGAAGCGTGCGTGGATAAGGCACTTAAGATGTTGAAAGTAGAGTATGAAGTACTTCCGGCAGTACTGGATTTCCATACGGCAAAAGATAACGAAGTACTGGTACATCCGGAAGACAACTGGAAGGCACTTTGCCAGGTCGGCGCAGATAATAAGCGGAACTTATGTGCATGTGACAGCACTGAAGACGGGAATGTAGAGGCAGTGCTGGCTGACTGTGATGAAGTTGTGGAAGGCACCTATCATGTAAGAGCAGCGCAGCAGGCCATGATGGAGACATTCCGTACGACATGCTTTATGGATGCTTATGGAAGACTGAATATCTTAAGCTCTACACAGATTGTATATCATGTAAGACGTATCATTTCCAATGCACTTGGAATTCCGAAATCCAGGATCCGTGTCAGCAAACCGAGAATCGGAGGCGGATTTGGTGCAAAGCAGTCGGTCGTGGCGGAATTATTCCCGGCATTTGTCACATGGAAGACGGGAAAAGCTTCGAAGATGATCTTTACAAGAGAGGAATCGCAGATCGCATCGTCTCCGAGACATGAGATGGAAGTACATGTCCGTCTGGGTGCATCGAAGGAAGGAAAGATCCGTGCGATCGATGTATATACACTGTCGAATACAGGCGCTTACGGAGATCACGGACCGACGACTGTTGGATTGTCCGGTCATAAATCGATCCCGTTGTATAGTTCGGCAGAAGCACACCGTTTTACATACGATGTTGTGTATACCAATCATATGGCTGCCGGAGCATACAGAGGATATGGCGCGACACAGGGAATCTTTGCAGTGGAATCTGCAGTAAATGAAATGGCAGAACGATTACATATCGATCCGGTAGAATTCCGTCTAAAAAATATGGTAAGAGAAGGCGATGTGATGCCTGCATATTACGGTGAGACGGCACAGAGCTGTGCACTTGACCGCTGCCTGGAGCGGACTGCGGAACTAATCGGCTGGAAGGACAAGTATCCGTGTAAAGACATGGGAAATGGTAAAGTTCGAAGCGTCGGTATTGCAATGGCAATGCAGGGATCCGGAATCTCGGGCGTAGACGTCGGCTCCGCGACAATCAAGATGAATGATGACGGATTCTATACACTGATGATCGCGGCAGCAGATATGGGAACCGGATGCGATACGATCCTGGCACAGATGGCAGCAGAGTGTCTGGACTGTCCGATGGAAAGAATTGAAGTACTCGGTGCCGATACAGATGCGTCGCCATATGATTCCGGATCTTATGCGTCAAGTACTACGTATATAACAGGTAAGGCAGTAGAAAAAGCATGCCAGAAGCTGATTGCCAGAATCCTTGAGATTGCATCAGGAATGCTGGAGGCACCTGTGGAAGAACTGGTATTTGCAAGCGATCATGTAGAATGGCCGAAAGAACAGAAGAGTGTATCATTGGAAGATATCGGTACGAAATCCATGTGCGGTAATGGCTGTGCGCTTGAGGTGACAGAAAGTAATACGTCTCCGACATCACCGCCGCCATTCATGGCAGGGGCAGTAGAGATCGAACTCGACAAAGAGACCGGTCATGTGGAAATCCTGGATTATAAGGCTGTCGTAGACTGTGGAACCGTTGTCAACCCGAATCTTGCAAGAGTGCAGGCAGAAGGCGGGATTGTACAGGGGATCGGAATGACGCTTTATGAGAATATCCAGTATAATGAAAAGGGAAGAATGCTGAATAACTCATTCATGCAGTATAAAGTACCATCCAGAAGAGATATGGGAAATCTGCAGGTCGAATTTGAAAGCAGTTATGAACCGACCGGTCCATTCGGTGCCAAATCCATCGGAGAGATCGTAATTAACACTCCGGCACCGGCGCTTGCACAGGCGATTGCGAATGCAACCGGCATCTGGTTCAAAGATCTTCCAATCACCAGCGAACAGATTGCAATGGGCGTTCTGGAGAAAGAACTGGAAAAATAA
- a CDS encoding xanthine phosphoribosyltransferase, protein MQLLKDRIRKDGKIKEGNVLKVDSFLNHQMDVKLFQEIGKEFKRRFADEEITKILTIEASGIGIACVAAEVFDVPVVFAKKTQTKNIAGDVYTTKVESFTHGRVYDIIVSKEFLGKGDKVLLIDDFLANGKALEGLAELVTKSGAELVGAGVVIEKGFQVGGDIIRSKGIHLESLAIVESMDEKTGEVVFRD, encoded by the coding sequence ATGCAGTTATTAAAAGACAGAATCCGCAAGGATGGCAAGATAAAAGAAGGGAATGTCTTAAAAGTGGACAGCTTTCTGAATCATCAGATGGATGTAAAGTTATTTCAGGAGATTGGAAAAGAATTTAAGAGAAGATTTGCAGATGAAGAGATCACAAAGATTCTTACCATAGAAGCTTCCGGTATCGGCATCGCATGTGTTGCAGCAGAAGTATTTGATGTTCCTGTTGTATTTGCTAAGAAGACACAGACCAAGAATATTGCCGGAGATGTGTACACTACAAAAGTAGAATCATTTACACACGGAAGAGTGTATGACATTATTGTTTCTAAAGAATTCCTCGGAAAAGGTGACAAGGTACTTCTGATCGATGATTTCCTTGCGAATGGAAAAGCTCTGGAAGGACTTGCAGAACTGGTTACAAAGTCAGGAGCCGAGCTTGTCGGAGCCGGAGTTGTGATCGAGAAGGGATTCCAGGTCGGAGGAGATATCATCCGTTCCAAAGGTATTCATCTGGAGTCATTGGCGATCGTAGAAAGCATGGATGAAAAGACAGGAGAAGTGGTTTTCCGCGATTAA